The following are from one region of the Fusarium verticillioides 7600 chromosome 1, whole genome shotgun sequence genome:
- a CDS encoding 40S ribosomal protein S15 — MADEYDAEQAAELKRKRAFRKFSYRGIDLDQLLDLSSDQLRDVVHARARRRINRGLKRRPMGLIKKLRKAKQEAQPNEKPDLVKTHLRDMIVVPEMIGSVIGIYSGKEFNQVEIKPEMVGHYLAEFSISYKPVKHGRPGIGATHSSRFIPLK, encoded by the exons ATGGCTGACGAATAC GACGCCGAGCAGGCTGCCGAGCTCAAGAGAAAGAGAGCGTTCCGAAAGTTCTCCTACCGAGGAATCGACCTTGATCA GCTCCTCGACCTCTCCTCCGACCAGCTTCGCGATGTTGTCCACGCTCGTGCCCGCCGCAGGATCAACCGTGGCCTGAAGCGCCGCCCCATgggtctcatcaagaagctccgaAAGGCTAAGCAGGAGGCTCAGCCCAACGAGAAGCCCGACCTCGTCAAGACCCACCTCCGAGACATGATTGTCGTCCCCGAGATGATTGGCAGTGTCATTGGCATCTACTCCGGCAAGGAGTTCAACCAGGTCGAGATCAAGCCTGAGATGGTTGGTCACTACCTGGCTGAGTTCTCTATCTCATA CAAGCCTGTCAAGCACGGTAGGCCCGGTATTGGTGCCACGCACTCTTCTCGATTCATTCCCCTCAAGTAA